The following nucleotide sequence is from Bradyrhizobium roseum.
ACGAACACGGTCGCGATGAGGCGGAGATAGAGAGGCTTACCGGAGAGCGCACTGTCTACTCCTGCTGTAACCCAAGCTGGAATGACGCCAATGAAGTAGGTCGTTCCCACCAGCATGGCCAACAACTTGCCTCCAGGCAGTCCTTCGCGCAGCAAGCCTGTAGTGGTTACGTAAACGCCCAGCACAAGCAGCGGGAAGAGTATCGTGAAAATCAATAATCGCTTCATGCTGTCACCTTAGTCATTTCGTCCATCTTCTCCCGTGCCAGACGGGCGGCTTCAGCCTCTGGTTTACCTTCCTTGATGTAGGCCATGTAGACTCCGTTCAGCTTGGCTTCTGACTTTCCTGCGCGTCTTGCTCAGGTGTGATCTCTCGAATTTTGAACTCGCCCGGTTTCGAAGGGGCCTGCTTCTGAAACTGGCCCTCTCGCCGGCACCAGTTGCGCCACGTACCAACCGAACATGTCGGTGTCGTTCTCGTCCTCATCCATCACCGGGTTGCCGGGGATAGGCAGACCACTTCGCTTTCACGGGATGTGGATAGTCTTCACGCCATAGAAAAACAGTTGTGCCGTCATGAGGGGCTGTTTCGATCGAGCGCCATAGCGCTAGCGTGGCTTAATCAATAGCTTGTTGAATAACCCGCTCGTTGTGGGCATGAATTGCATCGCGTGTCTTTTGGTCAAAACTGCCGTCATGGCGAAGTAAGCACGACCATTCGAAGGCAGTGCGTGGTTTCGAGTTCACGTCTCCAGTCATTCATTGTTTGCGCCAGTCGATAGTTCGCGGGAGCCGCACCGACTGGAATGCGTCCCCTTGAATGAATCATCGATGATAATCATGTACACCGCAAGCAAGTGATTACTTCGGCGGCAGGGAAATGAAGCTCACCGAAATCCAGGACTACGCCATCCAAGCCCGCATAGCGCTCATCGTGGGCGCAGAGACTTTCGACCGCCTCTTCGCCGACATCCACTTCGAGAATACCGAGAGCCCGCTGCTCTACGTCTTCGCCAAGGACGAGGAATCCGCGGTTGAGATAGAGGACAACTATGCCCTCCATATCTCGATCGTTGCGTCCGGGATTTCGAAGCAGGAGATCGAGATCGTTCTTGTCCTGCCGAAGGTTCTGCAGTGAAGACGACCTTGATCGGTTTACTGCTCGCAGTGATAGTCGGTGCAGTAATCTACCACTACCATAATGAGCAACCGAGCCGTCCAGCCCCGACGAAATGGGCGGACATACTTGCCCAGGTCAAACTCGTCAGTTTTGAGCCAAAATTTGATTACGGCAAAGCGCAAGTCCTTGCCGATTTTTCTATACGGAACGACACGCTCATCACTTTCACTACTGTAGTTCTTCGTTGCCATTACAAGGATTCTCTTGGGGCCACTGCATACGAGAATTCGCTAAACATGAATTCGCCTATCCCGCCCGGCACCACAAAAGTGTTCACGCAGATATGGATGACGAAAATCAAAGACGATATGCGTACTGTCACCTGTTCACTAGTTAATGGTCACTAGTGTTTTGCAGTCAAACGCAAAGGCGCGAGATTACCTCACACCTCAAATCTCACTCTTTCTTACCATCGCAACGCGTCAGTATTTCCAATTTCCATATGTCAATGCACGCTGTGCAACGTAATGGGGCCGATTAGTGAGGTTGAGAATGAGGGCGACCGCTGCCGATGTGAACTCTCCTCGCGTACTGACCGTCACGGCGCCGTACGGCTTTGCCCGCAATGAGAGATTTCGGCAAAGGTTTTTCACCCGGCTTACTTCGAAGGACATTTTGACTTTATGAGCGAACTCGTTGCGAACCCTCCTGATGAGATCGCACTCTTTAAACTCCAATTCGGAAATTAACCCCATCGCGTGGCAGGCAGCATTGCGAGCCGACAGCGTACCAAGCGGGGCATTGAAGCCTGTAATAAGATTCAACCCACTATCGTTTGGGATCAAAAAGGCGATCAAGGTGCTTTCGAGAAGGCCATCAATATAGGCGGCTGCAGCAAGCGCAGCACCTCGCTCTGTCTCCTTATTGAAATCACCCAAAAATTCCTCAAAGTCTTTGAGATGTGGGTGCGTCTCAGCAAGTGTTTGGCGAACCTGTTCGACGTGCGCTATGCGTCGATCGCGCTCTTCATCAGTCATTGCGTAAGCCTATGGAACCGATTCTGTTTTACAACCACCGATTGATCGCGGCTTGTTAAGGAAATACTCCCGATTTCCCGTCGCGGCTTCCGCATACTGGTCGATCGCCACGATCGATCGCCTGGACGTGCTGGTAACAAGACCCTTCGGGCAGCTGATGCCGGACATTGCCCAAGGGCGTGCAGGAACGGTGCAGGAACGGGAAAGGTCGGGCGCGTCGGAAAGATAGCGCCTCACCATGTCCGGCCTCCCAAAATCTTACGGGGCTTCGGCAGGTCCTTGCGCTCGTCGCGCTACTCACAAAGGTTGTCGATCTTGGCTAGCATCCGGCCAAGCAGAAGCTCGGCAGATGCTGTGGGAGATATTAGCCCGCTGAAGTAGAAGGATCTCTTTCCTCTGGCGCCCGACCTGGACGCGCATGTGTTCGATTTCCCGTCGGATGTAGTCGAGGTCCGGCATAGGCTCGCCGAATTCACGAAAGCCCGATTTAGAACAAACAGGGAGCGACAAGTCGAGTCCGACGTTGGTCAAAAAGGAGATCCAAGTGGCTGACAACCCCCAGAAAGACCCTACAATTTAGGGTTCAGGGACGATCGTCAAGATACTTGCCGAGCAGGCTCGCCGGCGGATCGATACGGAGAGCCTCACCAAAGCCGACGTATCAACTCATGGGTGAACTCAAGCCAAACGAGCTAGGGAAACGATGGCAATCTTCGGGAATTACCTAGCATGAAAAGGCACCTTCGGAAGCAAGCAGACCGCGCCGATAGCATCGCCGACCAGACGGTGGATGATGAGGTCAAGAAGACCCTGAGGGGCCCCGCGAGGGAGTACAGGGCCCAGGCGAAAACCGAAAAGTGCGAGCCAAAGCCGGACTGGCCGCTTCCTATGGAAATATCTTGATGCCCCACCGAGGCTTATATTGGCTGAGCCTTACAACCGTTCTTAGAACGCGAATGAGATAGGTGCCGCCCACCAGTAACGGTCGCAATTTAGATGGTCTCGAAAAGTCAAATTGCAGTTAATGGCCGCGAGTGGGCCGCGCGCGATATGGCCTGGCTCTGCGAGAGCTAACGCATCTTGCCTATCTCCGAAACTTCTCTGCAAACGCGTCAAAAGTCGCGAACACCGGTTCTATCGAATAGCCAGCGATAAAGGACAAGGCCGAAACCGAGAAGCCCTCTGGTGAACCTTTCGTCCACAGCAACGTTACTATAATTCCGACGATCGATCCGAGCACAACTCGCAAGAGATGTCGCAGTCCAGACGTACTGGCAAACGTGAAATCACGAACCTGCTCGGAAATCATCCGCACTACGTAAGTGCACGCTCCAAGCATTCCCAGAAATGCTGGCAAGATACAGACATTCAGCATTTGAAGTCGCGTGGATGCCTGATCACGGCGAGTCTCGACTGCACGCCGTGTTTCGAAGTAATTAAAAAAGTTCTGCAGGTTCTCGCTTAATTCCTTCATTTTGGATTGATCCGTCAGTCTGCCAATCCAGTAACAGGTCCGCGGATCCGCGCCCTCCGCATTGCAGTCCTGATACGGCGTGACGCCAAGAATTCGAAAAACAGTGGCATTCGCCTTAGCGTAGAGGTTATCCGATGCCGAAAACAATCTGATCACTTTTTCATTTACCTCGTTTCCCCAAACTCGAGCTGTTGGCGTCAGCTTTGAATCCGTTAGCACCGTATCGTCTGTAATCTCACTCGGCTTATTTTTTAAGAGCGTTCGGAGATCGCTCACCGCTGTGTCACCTTGCAAGATGAAAGAATTGATCTCTTTGACGAGTGTGGCTCCCTCGGATGCGACAAATAGCGAAAATGCGGTCACAATCAGAAAAACAAAAAGCGCCACGGTAAATCTACGTGCGCATCTAAGCGGCCAGGATGACAAATAGCTCGGCCCGAAG
It contains:
- a CDS encoding transcriptional regulator; the encoded protein is MTDEERDRRIAHVEQVRQTLAETHPHLKDFEEFLGDFNKETERGAALAAAAYIDGLLESTLIAFLIPNDSGLNLITGFNAPLGTLSARNAACHAMGLISELEFKECDLIRRVRNEFAHKVKMSFEVSRVKNLCRNLSLRAKPYGAVTVSTRGEFTSAAVALILNLTNRPHYVAQRALTYGNWKY